Proteins encoded in a region of the Rutidosis leptorrhynchoides isolate AG116_Rl617_1_P2 chromosome 9, CSIRO_AGI_Rlap_v1, whole genome shotgun sequence genome:
- the LOC139867048 gene encoding protein SENSITIVITY TO RED LIGHT REDUCED 1-like, whose product MAASAETLISDQHKVLDDEWTIVLPLRNNQRRKFPKLKSAEQQKEQTQWVPTDLETTQEREQLLMKKMQISIEKLEKSPFFTVFMDQIRGPEASDYFLKRTRSEHKLTMVIYGIGSIESYESPRLQLSLAILMKRRFDWIGEIEVFDPIISLTESKVLKGLGCCVLSVNEQGRRQVVNPTMFFMPHCEAELYDNLLKTNWKYENLKQIILFGNSFEKYEQHRSVFGCSGLDDSRKHIVSIQPFTKEFEICTVLDDYFRAFHGSSWHFFYH is encoded by the coding sequence ATGGCAGCTTCTGCAGAGACCTTAATCTCTGACCAACATAAGGTACTAGACGATGAATGGACTATCGTTTTGCCACTTCGCAACAATCAAAGAAGAAAATTTCCTAAACTTAAATCTGCAGAACAACAAAAAGAACAAACACAATGGGTTCCGACAGATCTCGAAACAACTCAAGAACGAGAACAACTATTAATGAAGAAGATGCAAATCTCTATTGAGAAGCTTGAAAAGTCGCCTTTCTTTACCGTCTTTATGGATCAAATCCGTGGTCCCGAAGCTTCAGATTATTTTTTAAAGCGTACAAGATCAGAACACAAGTTAACGATGGTGATATATGGTATAGGTAGCATTGAATCATATGAATCACCTCGATTGCAGCTTAGTCTTGCAATTCTTATGAAGAGAAGATTTGACTGGATCGGTGAAATTGAAGTTTTTGATCCGATTATTTCATTAACGGAATCAAAGGTTTTGAAAGGGCTCGGATGTTGTGTTCTTTCTGTTAATGAACAAGGCAGGAGACAAGTTGTAAACCCGACTATGTTCTTTATGCCGCATTGTGAAGCTGAGTTATATGATAATCTGTTAAAGACTAATTGGAAATATGAAAATTTAAAACAGATTATATTATTTGGTAACAGCTTTGAGAAATATGAGCAACATAGATCTGTTTTTGGGTGTTCAGGTTTGGATGATTCAAGGAAGCATATAGTTAGTATCCAACCATTTACTAAAGAGTTTGAGATATGTACCGTCTTGGATGATTATTTTCGAGCCTTTCATGGTTCGAGTTGGCATTTTTTTTACCATTGA
- the LOC139867306 gene encoding uncharacterized protein has protein sequence MLLSRTKIFSFPFSPSLGTFIKHFERASNFKPTAITRRSVTTKSSIVSPSHFETLNPLQKQQVYLYIDALLDWNQKMNLTAVTEADDVMDRHIEDSLAIIRPIQSSYLSHCASSIENLNLVDVGSGAGLPGLILAIACPGWQVTLLESLNKRCVFLEHAIGAIGLSNVKVIRGRAEDVGQNLEFREVFDVTVARAVAEMRILAEYCLPLVRVGGLFVAAKGHDPEEEVQRANRSITLMGASLLQTCYVNSHSPYGQRTAIICLKNASTPKKYPREPGTPAKSPL, from the exons ATGCTTCTATCTCGGACCAAAATTTTTAGTTTTCCCTTTTCACCATCTTTGGGGACTTTCATCAAACACTTTGAGCGCGCTTCAAATTTCAAGCCAACGGCCATAACCAGACGTTCAGTAACAACTAAATCTTCAATTGTCAGTCCCTCTCACTTTGAAACCCTAAATCCCCTTCAAAAACAGCAAGTCTATCTCTACATCGACGCTCTTCTCGACTGGAACcag AAAATGAATCTGACTGCTGTCACAGAGGCAGATGATGTTATGGATAGGCATATTGAAGATTCGCTAGCGATTATACGTCCGATTCAGAGCTCGTATTTATCGCATTGTGCGTCTTCGATTGAAAACCTAAATCTGGTAGATGTAGGAAGTGGTGCAGGACTTCCTGGATTGATATTAGCCATTGCTTGTCCAG GTTGGCAAGTGACGCTTTTAGAGTCGTTAAACAAACGATGCGTTTTCTTAGAGCATGCGATTGGCGCTATTGGTTTATCTAATGTGAAGGTTATTAGAGGAAGAGCTGAG GATGTGGGACAAAATCTAGAATTCAGAGAGGTTTTTGATGTTACAGTGGCAAGAGCTGTTGCAGAAATGAGAATATTAG CTGAGTACTGTCTTCCGCTTGTTCGTGTTGGTGGCTTGTTTGTTGCCGCAAAAGGTCATGATCCTGAG GAAGAGGTCCAAAGAGCCAATAGATCCATTACTTTGATGGGTGCTTCCTTGTTACAAACGTGCTATG TAAATTCACACAGCCCATATGGACAAAGAACTGCAATCATATGTTTGAAAAATGCATCCACCCCCAAAAAGTATCCTCGTGAACCAGGTACACCAGCAAAGTCACCACTGTAG